Proteins from one Trueperaceae bacterium genomic window:
- a CDS encoding carbohydrate kinase family protein, with protein sequence MSSTTGDGAQRPSPRILVVGNANVDVLMGDVAPWPLPGSEVVIDRYEWRVGGAAGNTGLALAALGVRDGVDSDVIAGVGDDFLGNWLEGAMAGAARLTRAPHATALTVGLTHPDGQRTFVSYLGHLVTLPAARIDAALAAARPGDLLLLCGYFLLPELRRAAPALLRRARDRGVVAMIDTGWPDDGWTDAVRAEVAALLPLLGAFLPNREEALGLTGCRQDGDVEVAVAELRRLGAERVVVKLGADGALLVTEAERAVQASPNVAVQDTVGAGDTFNAGLLAGLARGMSWTEALAPAVNAAALAIASQPRHYPSWEETLSASRQPLSVTK encoded by the coding sequence ATGAGCAGCACGACCGGGGACGGCGCCCAGCGCCCGTCCCCACGCATCCTGGTGGTCGGCAACGCCAACGTCGACGTGTTGATGGGCGACGTGGCGCCGTGGCCCCTGCCCGGCAGCGAGGTCGTGATCGACCGCTACGAGTGGCGCGTCGGCGGCGCGGCCGGCAACACGGGCCTCGCGCTGGCGGCGCTCGGCGTGCGCGACGGCGTCGACTCCGACGTCATCGCCGGGGTGGGCGACGACTTCCTCGGCAACTGGCTGGAGGGCGCCATGGCCGGCGCGGCGCGCCTGACGCGCGCGCCGCACGCCACGGCGTTGACCGTCGGGCTCACCCACCCCGACGGTCAACGCACCTTCGTCTCCTACCTCGGGCACCTCGTGACCCTGCCCGCCGCGCGCATCGACGCGGCCCTCGCCGCCGCCAGGCCAGGCGACCTGCTACTCCTATGCGGCTACTTCCTGTTGCCGGAACTTCGCCGCGCCGCGCCCGCCCTCCTGCGGCGCGCCCGCGACCGCGGCGTCGTCGCCATGATCGACACGGGTTGGCCCGACGACGGTTGGACCGACGCGGTGCGCGCCGAGGTCGCGGCGCTGCTGCCGCTACTGGGCGCGTTCCTCCCGAACCGCGAGGAGGCGCTCGGCCTCACGGGCTGCCGGCAGGACGGCGACGTCGAGGTGGCCGTGGCCGAGCTGCGGCGCCTCGGTGCCGAGCGGGTGGTCGTCAAGCTCGGCGCCGACGGCGCCCTGCTCGTGACGGAGGCCGAACGGGCCGTGCAGGCGTCGCCCAACGTGGCGGTGCAGGACACGGTCGGCGCCGGCGACACCTTCAACGCCGGCCTCCTCGCCGGGCTCGCGCGCGGCATGAGCTGGACCGAGGCCCTCGCGCCGGCCGTCAACGCTGCCGCCCTGGCCATCGCCAGCCAGCCGCGCCACTACCCCTCCTGGGAGGAGACCCTGAGCGCCTCGCGCCAGCCGCTCTCCGTGACCAAGTAG
- a CDS encoding 5-formyltetrahydrofolate cyclo-ligase has protein sequence MPSDLKAACRAWATEVRAAEMAARGPALNARVVAAVRDLAPYRRAHLVASYVAFGSEVDLAPLLADAGKRFAFPRVHARPAPHLTLHAAPAAGFAASAAWERHRFGQLEPGAALPEVEPAAVDLFLVPGLAFDVAGARLGYGKGYYDRLLPLAREGATLVGVTVDALVLPELPRLPHDVRVGYLVTESGWREALRVSSQEG, from the coding sequence ATGCCCTCCGACCTCAAAGCGGCGTGCCGCGCCTGGGCGACCGAGGTCCGCGCGGCGGAGATGGCGGCGCGCGGCCCGGCCCTGAACGCGCGCGTGGTGGCGGCGGTGCGCGACCTCGCCCCCTACCGGCGGGCGCACCTGGTCGCGTCGTACGTGGCGTTCGGTTCGGAGGTCGACCTGGCGCCGCTCCTGGCCGACGCCGGCAAGCGCTTCGCGTTCCCCCGCGTTCACGCCCGGCCCGCGCCGCACCTGACGCTCCACGCGGCTCCCGCGGCGGGGTTCGCCGCGAGCGCCGCGTGGGAGCGGCACCGCTTCGGTCAGTTGGAGCCCGGCGCCGCCCTGCCCGAGGTCGAGCCGGCGGCCGTGGACCTGTTCCTCGTGCCGGGCTTGGCCTTCGACGTGGCGGGCGCGCGCCTGGGTTACGGCAAGGGGTACTACGACCGCCTCCTGCCGCTGGCGCGCGAGGGCGCCACCCTGGTGGGCGTGACCGTCGACGCGCTGGTGCTGCCGGAGCTCCCGCGGCTACCGCACGACGTGCGGGTCGGCTACTTGGTCACGGAGAGCGGCTGGCGCGAGGCGCTCAGGGTCTCCTCCCAGGAGGGGTAG
- a CDS encoding OsmC family protein yields the protein MPKTLTSTVHHLVDLRFVGETPEGQRVMIDNERRARTGMSPMQLLLNATAACAAMDVVVMLGKRKLTVNAYRVEITGERPDANPAPFERLKARHVFNVPGLDRPTAERFVQLATEKYCSVGLSLKASIDYEVELEQAEG from the coding sequence ATGCCCAAGACCCTCACCAGCACCGTGCATCACCTCGTCGACCTACGCTTCGTGGGCGAGACCCCCGAAGGCCAGCGCGTGATGATCGACAACGAGAGGCGCGCGCGCACCGGCATGAGCCCCATGCAACTCCTGCTCAACGCCACCGCCGCCTGCGCCGCCATGGACGTGGTGGTGATGCTCGGCAAGCGCAAGCTGACCGTCAACGCCTACCGCGTCGAGATCACGGGCGAACGCCCCGACGCCAACCCGGCGCCCTTCGAGCGCCTGAAGGCCAGGCACGTCTTCAACGTCCCGGGCCTCGACCGGCCCACGGCGGAGCGCTTCGTTCAGCTCGCCACCGAGAAGTACTGCTCGGTCGGCCTCAGCCTGAAGGCGAGCATCGATTACGAGGTCGAGTTGGAGCAGGCGGAGGGCTGA
- the mgsA gene encoding methylglyoxal synthase, with the protein MKSVALIAHDRKKADLAAFVADHAGTLSRFPLIATGTTGRVLHERTGLPIELMASGPMGGDLQVGARITEERVLAVIFFRDPLTAQPHEPDISALLRICDVHAVPLATNLATAEAVLAWLDELLADPAELEEFAAAPGEHVNGAPLR; encoded by the coding sequence ATGAAGTCCGTGGCCCTGATCGCACACGACCGGAAGAAGGCCGACCTGGCGGCCTTCGTCGCCGACCACGCCGGCACCCTGTCGCGCTTCCCCCTCATCGCCACCGGCACCACCGGCCGCGTTCTGCACGAGCGCACGGGGCTCCCCATCGAGCTGATGGCGTCGGGCCCGATGGGGGGTGACCTCCAGGTGGGGGCGCGGATCACCGAGGAGCGCGTGCTGGCCGTCATCTTCTTCCGCGACCCCCTGACGGCGCAGCCGCACGAGCCCGACATCTCCGCGCTGCTGCGCATCTGCGACGTTCACGCCGTGCCGTTGGCCACCAACCTGGCCACCGCCGAGGCGGTGCTGGCGTGGCTCGATGAGTTGCTCGCCGACCCGGCGGAGCTCGAAGAGTTCGCAGCCGCGCCGGGCGAACACGTGAACGGGGCGCCCCTCAGGTGA
- a CDS encoding potassium/proton antiporter — translation MELAIVAAAALGVVAIVSTRLGQRFGVPALVLFVGVGMLAGTGGPIGIEFSNFEVSYYVGVVALAIILFYGGLDTRMRIFRAAIVPASALATLGTLLTMLFIGLAAHALTDLDWLTSMLLGAVMSSTDAAAVFSSLRGRGLPKRLRGTLETESGTNDPMAVLLTLSLVQAIDGDHKVDYLAMAGSVVLELVLGAALGLAFGWLLKLLINRVELVNVGLYPVLALAGGLLAFGATALLDGNGYLAIYLVGLMLGNGYLVQRVAIVNFMNGAAWAAQLIMFLLMGLLVVPSRLWPVLGTALLVTAATMLLARPLAVVITLALLRWASRGRYRFRPREQVLLTWAGLKGAVPIILAMVPLMNRVDGADVIFDVVVVVVIVGTLLQGFTLSPLARRLGLAKAEPPPPKLRLELGGEAPKGAAVLAVFIGPDNRAVGKRIVELSLPREVVIAAVLRGGKLVTPRGQTVIEAGDHVYLIGANLREDSTPAAFGRKPRASTRAATSTPKAPSCRAP, via the coding sequence ATGGAACTGGCGATCGTGGCAGCGGCCGCGCTGGGAGTGGTGGCCATCGTCAGCACCAGGCTCGGACAACGTTTCGGCGTGCCCGCCCTGGTGCTGTTCGTTGGCGTCGGCATGCTGGCGGGCACGGGCGGGCCGATAGGCATCGAGTTCTCGAACTTCGAGGTCAGTTACTACGTGGGCGTGGTGGCGCTCGCCATCATCCTGTTCTACGGCGGTCTCGATACCCGCATGCGCATCTTCCGCGCCGCCATCGTGCCGGCCTCGGCCCTCGCCACGCTCGGCACGCTCCTGACGATGCTGTTCATCGGCCTGGCGGCCCACGCGCTCACCGACCTCGACTGGCTGACCAGCATGCTTCTCGGCGCCGTCATGTCGAGCACCGACGCCGCCGCCGTGTTCAGCTCCCTGCGCGGCCGCGGCCTGCCCAAGCGCCTGCGCGGGACGCTCGAGACGGAGTCGGGCACGAACGACCCCATGGCGGTCCTCCTCACCCTCTCGCTCGTTCAGGCCATCGACGGCGACCACAAGGTCGACTACCTGGCGATGGCGGGGTCCGTCGTGCTGGAGCTCGTGCTCGGCGCCGCCCTTGGCCTGGCGTTCGGGTGGCTGCTCAAGCTGTTGATAAACCGCGTCGAGCTCGTCAACGTCGGGCTCTACCCCGTGCTCGCCCTCGCCGGCGGCCTGCTGGCGTTCGGCGCCACGGCGCTGCTCGACGGCAACGGGTACCTCGCCATCTACCTGGTGGGGCTGATGCTCGGCAACGGTTACCTCGTGCAGCGCGTGGCCATCGTCAACTTCATGAACGGTGCGGCCTGGGCGGCGCAACTGATCATGTTCCTGTTGATGGGGCTGCTCGTGGTCCCGAGCCGCCTCTGGCCGGTGCTCGGGACGGCGCTCCTCGTCACCGCCGCCACCATGCTGCTGGCGCGGCCCCTCGCCGTCGTCATCACGCTGGCGCTGCTGCGCTGGGCGTCGCGCGGGCGGTACCGCTTCAGGCCGCGCGAACAGGTGCTCCTCACCTGGGCCGGGTTGAAGGGCGCCGTGCCCATCATCCTGGCGATGGTGCCGCTCATGAACCGGGTCGACGGCGCAGACGTGATCTTCGACGTGGTGGTGGTGGTCGTGATCGTCGGCACGCTGCTGCAGGGGTTCACCCTGTCGCCGCTCGCCCGCCGGCTGGGCCTGGCGAAGGCGGAGCCGCCGCCCCCCAAGCTGCGGCTCGAGCTCGGGGGCGAGGCCCCGAAGGGTGCCGCCGTGCTGGCGGTGTTCATCGGCCCGGACAACCGCGCCGTGGGGAAGCGCATCGTCGAGCTGTCGTTGCCGCGCGAGGTGGTCATCGCGGCCGTGTTGCGCGGCGGCAAGCTGGTGACGCCGAGGGGTCAGACGGTGATCGAGGCCGGCGACCACGTCTACCTGATAGGCGCCAACCTCAGGGAAGACAGCACGCCGGCCGCGTTCGGGCGCAAGCCGCGCGCTTCGACGCGCGCCGCTACGTCAACGCCGAAGGCACCGTCCTGTCGGGCACCGTGA
- a CDS encoding carboxyltransferase domain-containing protein: MRLVHAGPYARYLTFDEPPSAELSRRLGALAHALRSVLPAGVYDVVPGHADVLVEGRYLLDDERLAHAVAGAEAVAPPEPRRFEVSVAYGDRADVSELCDRLALSWDEIVARHAAPTYSVAYLGFTPGFPYLHGADSRLTTPRRARPRPDVPAGAVAIAQGQAGIYPTAGPGGWWLLGTTPFRLFDPELAEPTTLRAGDEVRFVPAPIRPQRGGAAPESRGHPGAPVQLEPLLTVLEVWPSSASLQGAPRRGVGHFGLAEAGALDQRLFRALAAAVGAPLTAPALELTVPHAALRAEADVVAAYGGAARAALDGAPLEPGRPFAWRRGATLELRPPDAGAALAGVPLLAVSGGLAPLGGPVGHEALAVSGSTDTRGHVGGFGRWLRPGDVLANAAPPRPGRVAGSLPPLGHYPARLSLRLHPGPLHLGAAFAALQARTFAVAERSRMGVRLEPIAGAADPAPPPSLPSTGTPGGAVQLPPDGRPLVLLADRGRTGGYAVAGVVDRRDLAALAQARPGTLVTFTVPDRTVPSALT; this comes from the coding sequence TTGAGGCTCGTCCACGCCGGCCCCTACGCGCGGTACCTGACGTTCGACGAACCGCCGTCGGCGGAGCTGTCCCGCCGCCTGGGGGCGTTGGCGCACGCGCTGCGTTCCGTCCTGCCGGCGGGCGTCTACGACGTGGTGCCCGGCCACGCCGACGTCCTCGTCGAGGGGCGCTACCTGCTCGACGACGAGCGCCTCGCCCACGCCGTCGCAGGCGCCGAGGCGGTCGCGCCCCCCGAGCCGCGGCGCTTCGAGGTGAGCGTTGCGTACGGCGACCGCGCCGACGTCTCGGAGTTGTGCGATCGCCTGGCGCTCTCGTGGGACGAGATCGTCGCCCGCCACGCCGCGCCCACCTACTCCGTGGCCTACCTCGGCTTCACCCCCGGCTTCCCGTACCTGCACGGCGCCGACTCGCGCCTCACGACGCCGCGCCGCGCGCGCCCCCGTCCCGACGTCCCGGCGGGCGCCGTCGCCATCGCGCAGGGCCAGGCGGGCATCTACCCGACGGCGGGCCCGGGCGGCTGGTGGCTGCTCGGAACGACGCCGTTCCGCCTGTTCGACCCCGAGCTCGCCGAACCCACCACCCTCCGCGCGGGCGACGAGGTGAGGTTCGTGCCGGCCCCGATCCGGCCGCAGCGGGGCGGCGCGGCGCCGGAGTCCCGCGGGCACCCTGGCGCGCCCGTGCAGCTCGAGCCGCTCCTCACCGTCCTCGAGGTGTGGCCGTCCTCCGCCTCGCTGCAGGGCGCCCCGCGCCGCGGCGTGGGTCACTTCGGGCTGGCGGAGGCGGGAGCGCTCGACCAACGCCTGTTCAGGGCGTTGGCGGCCGCCGTCGGGGCACCCCTGACGGCCCCGGCCCTGGAGCTGACCGTGCCGCACGCCGCCCTGCGGGCGGAGGCCGACGTCGTCGCCGCCTACGGCGGGGCGGCGCGCGCGGCGCTCGACGGCGCGCCGCTCGAGCCGGGCAGGCCGTTCGCGTGGCGCCGCGGCGCCACGTTGGAGCTCCGCCCCCCGGACGCGGGCGCCGCGCTCGCCGGGGTGCCGCTCCTGGCCGTGAGCGGCGGGCTGGCGCCCCTCGGCGGGCCGGTGGGTCACGAGGCGTTGGCGGTGAGCGGCAGCACCGACACGCGGGGTCACGTTGGCGGGTTCGGGCGGTGGTTGCGGCCGGGCGACGTCCTTGCCAACGCCGCGCCGCCGCGGCCCGGCCGGGTCGCCGGGTCCCTCCCGCCGCTCGGCCACTACCCCGCGCGCCTGAGCCTGCGCCTCCATCCCGGGCCGCTGCACCTGGGGGCCGCCTTCGCGGCGCTGCAGGCGCGCACCTTCGCCGTGGCCGAACGGAGCCGCATGGGGGTGCGGCTGGAGCCGATCGCCGGCGCCGCCGACCCGGCCCCACCGCCGTCTTTGCCGTCGACCGGCACGCCGGGCGGCGCGGTGCAGCTCCCGCCAGACGGCCGCCCGCTCGTCCTCCTCGCCGACCGCGGCCGCACGGGCGGCTACGCGGTGGCCGGCGTGGTGGACCGCCGCGACCTGGCGGCCCTGGCGCAGGCGCGGCCGGGGACGCTCGTGACCTTCACGGTGCCCGACAGGACGGTGCCTTCGGCGTTGACGTAG
- a CDS encoding 5-oxoprolinase subunit PxpA — protein sequence MDLNADLGEGYGAWWRPEDERRLLTAVTSANVACGFHAGDPSIMRRTTAACVAAGVVVGAHPAYPDLRGFGRVPMALPPERVVDDVVYQVGALQAVARLEGTRVAHVKPHGAMYEAVALDPALALALAESLVRLDPELRLVLPAGSVAAHALAARGRPLLREGFADRAYRDDGLLAPRHRPGAVLTDPEAALEQALALARGEEFATLDGARLRLAVDTVCLHSDTPGAAELARRVRAGLEAAGVAVTSPAP from the coding sequence ATCGACCTCAACGCCGACCTCGGCGAGGGGTACGGCGCCTGGTGGCGGCCGGAGGACGAGCGGCGCCTGCTGACGGCCGTCACGTCCGCCAACGTCGCCTGCGGTTTCCACGCCGGCGACCCGAGCATCATGCGCCGCACGACCGCCGCCTGCGTGGCGGCCGGCGTGGTGGTGGGGGCGCACCCGGCCTACCCCGACCTGCGGGGCTTCGGGCGCGTCCCCATGGCGCTGCCGCCCGAGCGGGTGGTGGACGACGTCGTGTACCAGGTGGGCGCCCTGCAGGCCGTTGCGCGCCTGGAGGGCACGCGCGTGGCGCACGTCAAGCCGCACGGCGCCATGTACGAGGCGGTGGCGCTCGACCCGGCGCTGGCGCTCGCTCTCGCCGAGAGCCTGGTGCGGCTCGACCCGGAGCTGCGGCTGGTGCTGCCGGCCGGCTCGGTGGCGGCCCACGCGCTCGCCGCGCGCGGCCGGCCGCTACTTCGCGAGGGGTTCGCGGACCGCGCCTACCGCGACGACGGCCTGTTGGCGCCCCGCCACCGCCCAGGGGCGGTCTTGACGGATCCGGAGGCGGCGCTCGAGCAGGCGCTCGCCCTCGCGCGGGGCGAGGAGTTCGCCACCCTCGACGGGGCGAGGTTGCGCCTCGCGGTCGACACGGTCTGCCTCCACTCAGACACGCCGGGGGCCGCCGAGCTGGCGCGCCGCGTCCGCGCGGGGCTCGAGGCCGCGGGCGTCGCGGTCACGAGCCCCGCGCCGTGA
- a CDS encoding type IV toxin-antitoxin system AbiEi family antitoxin domain-containing protein produces the protein MTTKPDPRTELYAIAERQAGYFTASQALEAGYSRASQHYQHKAGNWRREGHGIYRLERFPHTPDEHYVLLMLWSRDRAGTIQAAVSHETALQAYELSDVMPASIHLTVPKGFRKQPPAGVQLHRQDLPASDMTERAGYRITTPLRTLLDAAASTLSAEHLATAVQAALNQGLVRKRLLEAAIENSPDNVKARFARLGLP, from the coding sequence ATGACCACCAAGCCCGATCCGCGCACGGAACTCTATGCCATCGCGGAGCGCCAGGCTGGTTACTTCACCGCATCCCAGGCCCTCGAGGCCGGCTACAGCCGCGCCTCCCAGCATTACCAGCATAAGGCAGGGAACTGGCGGCGCGAAGGCCACGGCATCTACCGCCTCGAGCGCTTCCCCCACACGCCGGACGAGCACTACGTACTGCTCATGCTCTGGAGCCGAGACCGCGCCGGCACCATCCAGGCCGCCGTTTCCCACGAGACAGCCCTGCAGGCCTATGAACTGAGCGACGTCATGCCCGCCAGCATCCACCTCACCGTCCCCAAAGGCTTCAGGAAGCAACCACCCGCCGGGGTCCAGCTGCACCGCCAGGACCTGCCGGCGTCCGACATGACCGAACGTGCCGGGTACAGGATCACCACGCCCCTACGCACCCTGCTCGACGCAGCCGCTTCCACCCTCAGCGCGGAACACCTGGCGACCGCGGTGCAAGCCGCCCTCAACCAGGGCCTAGTCCGCAAGCGACTGCTGGAAGCAGCGATCGAGAACTCCCCCGATAACGTCAAGGCCCGATTCGCACGTCTCGGGCTCCCATGA
- a CDS encoding NUDIX domain-containing protein, with amino-acid sequence MGAAPDDEALAAFAAAARAAGRRVVVGALVTDGAGRIYVQRRGAERAVFPGCWDLVGGHLEDGETVTAGLAREVREETGWRLRTVGPVVEALDWEAGGVSRSEVDFLVTVDGDLARPRLEAGKHDAWRWLRPSDLGLLLEGRSADDRWVHDVVARGFGLLTAWCAESPTAAPPRS; translated from the coding sequence ATCGGCGCGGCTCCCGACGACGAGGCCCTCGCCGCCTTCGCCGCCGCCGCCCGCGCCGCCGGGCGCCGCGTGGTGGTGGGCGCCCTCGTCACCGACGGCGCGGGGCGCATCTACGTACAGCGCCGCGGCGCCGAGCGGGCCGTGTTCCCCGGCTGCTGGGACCTGGTGGGCGGTCACCTCGAGGACGGCGAGACGGTGACCGCCGGCCTGGCGCGCGAGGTGCGCGAGGAGACGGGTTGGCGCCTGCGCACCGTCGGACCGGTGGTGGAGGCGCTCGACTGGGAGGCCGGCGGCGTCTCGCGCAGCGAGGTCGACTTCCTGGTCACCGTGGACGGCGACCTGGCTCGGCCTCGCCTCGAGGCCGGCAAGCACGACGCGTGGCGCTGGCTGCGCCCGAGCGACCTGGGGCTCCTGCTCGAGGGGCGCTCGGCCGACGACCGGTGGGTGCACGACGTGGTGGCGCGCGGCTTCGGGCTCCTGACCGCCTGGTGCGCCGAGTCCCCGACGGCAGCGCCGCCGCGCTCCTGA
- a CDS encoding transglycosylase SLT domain-containing protein, with protein sequence MRFRLVLLALLTLLAGTVQRPAAAASPTLHPVPAPYAELSAARATGDAATLERLAFADDSYAAYAAASELAAWPQLPPRLRLAALERALELRIPDALMRAETVRLQLLRAELAEAVGDTAKATSAYRSAMPDPAAVAGFVRLETDPYRRAAGLLDAGRYEAALEALGGLAAPSIEAPALRALGRYGEALGAYRAWLAADPGNDTAALGAAWCHYYLRENAQAQSAFAALGPAGYYGLGLLANRAGDLGEAVRYLRLTGRADLVWLATELLEDAGRYADAIPVYLELAAGGSAYADDAAYRAYVLAQRLGDAAAQRAALDALPLGSFFALRLGGLPAAPDPGTAPVGAFTLAALGAGASPAAARASAVATALVTAGDPTSAVGELLFALRDAEAAGDVGAVLQLGEDLQSLDEYRQSVRAARALLADGVDDLRAWRLAYPPAWPDIVGEAAVENDLEPALVWAVMRQESAFSPVAVSRANAQGLMQVVPSTWDWIAELRKEEPADPFDVASNIRYGATYLRWLLDYFGGDVELAIAGYNGGQGYVRRTLEGEVVKGDRDDFYRLMDRSETREYLQVVYENLAIYRVLYPGLTGRAAGALREAGDVPGALREAGDVPAALAAVGEQ encoded by the coding sequence ATGCGGTTCCGGCTCGTCCTGCTCGCCCTTCTAACGCTCCTGGCGGGCACGGTGCAGCGACCCGCCGCTGCCGCCTCCCCGACGCTCCACCCGGTGCCCGCCCCGTACGCGGAACTCAGCGCCGCGCGCGCCACCGGCGACGCCGCCACGCTCGAGCGGTTGGCGTTCGCCGACGACTCCTACGCGGCGTACGCCGCCGCCAGCGAGCTCGCCGCCTGGCCGCAGCTCCCGCCACGGCTCCGCCTCGCGGCGCTGGAGCGCGCCCTCGAGCTGCGCATCCCCGACGCGCTCATGCGCGCCGAGACGGTGCGGCTGCAGTTGCTGCGCGCCGAGCTCGCCGAGGCGGTGGGAGACACCGCCAAGGCGACCTCCGCCTACCGCAGCGCCATGCCCGACCCGGCCGCCGTGGCGGGCTTCGTCCGGCTCGAGACCGACCCGTACCGCCGCGCCGCGGGCCTGCTGGACGCCGGCCGCTACGAGGCGGCCCTCGAGGCGCTCGGGGGCCTCGCCGCCCCCTCGATCGAGGCGCCCGCGCTGCGGGCGCTGGGCCGCTACGGCGAGGCCCTCGGCGCCTACCGCGCCTGGCTCGCCGCCGACCCGGGCAACGACACGGCCGCCCTCGGCGCCGCCTGGTGCCATTACTACCTGCGGGAGAACGCTCAGGCGCAGAGCGCGTTCGCGGCGCTGGGGCCCGCCGGCTACTACGGCCTCGGCCTGTTGGCCAACCGCGCAGGAGACCTGGGCGAGGCGGTGCGTTACCTGCGCCTGACGGGCCGCGCCGACCTGGTGTGGCTGGCCACCGAGCTCCTTGAGGACGCCGGCCGCTACGCCGACGCCATCCCCGTCTACCTGGAACTGGCGGCGGGCGGCAGTGCCTACGCGGACGACGCCGCCTACCGCGCCTACGTGCTGGCGCAACGCCTTGGCGACGCGGCCGCGCAACGCGCCGCCCTCGACGCGCTGCCGCTGGGAAGCTTCTTCGCGCTCAGGCTCGGCGGGCTGCCGGCCGCGCCCGACCCCGGCACGGCCCCGGTGGGCGCCTTCACGCTGGCGGCACTCGGCGCGGGCGCCTCGCCGGCCGCCGCGCGCGCGTCCGCCGTCGCCACCGCGCTGGTCACGGCCGGCGACCCCACCTCGGCCGTTGGCGAGCTCCTCTTCGCGCTCAGGGACGCGGAGGCGGCCGGCGACGTAGGCGCCGTCCTCCAGCTGGGCGAGGACCTGCAGAGCCTCGACGAGTACCGCCAGAGCGTGCGCGCCGCCAGGGCGCTGCTGGCCGACGGCGTCGACGACCTGCGCGCCTGGCGCCTCGCCTACCCGCCGGCGTGGCCCGACATCGTGGGCGAGGCGGCGGTGGAGAACGACCTGGAGCCCGCGCTGGTGTGGGCGGTCATGCGGCAGGAGTCGGCGTTCAGCCCCGTGGCCGTGTCGCGCGCCAACGCTCAGGGACTCATGCAGGTGGTGCCGTCAACGTGGGACTGGATCGCCGAGCTGCGCAAGGAGGAGCCCGCGGACCCGTTCGACGTGGCGAGCAACATCCGTTACGGGGCCACGTACCTGCGCTGGCTCCTCGACTACTTCGGGGGCGACGTCGAGCTCGCGATCGCCGGCTACAACGGCGGCCAGGGCTACGTCAGGCGGACCCTGGAGGGCGAGGTCGTCAAGGGGGACCGCGACGACTTCTACCGCCTGATGGACCGCAGCGAGACCCGCGAGTACCTGCAGGTCGTGTATGAGAACCTCGCCATCTACCGGGTGCTCTACCCCGGCCTGACCGGCCGGGCCGCCGGCGCCCTGCGCGAGGCCGGCGACGTGCCCGGCGCCCTTCGTGAGGCCGGCGACGTGCCCGCCGCGCTGGCGGCGGTGGGCGAGCAGTAG
- a CDS encoding GreA/GreB family elongation factor → MALRVRITPEGYERLKATLEQEYARLAEATTILQELTGSSDDYDDSGLEEAKAEKARIERRIDELELQLNRADVIEGTGRGIVDLGSVVTLYDVKAKDEFKVQVVSPIEAGVLEGDIPKVSDASPLGKALMGRNKGEKFKVTTQGGVTEYELRDIG, encoded by the coding sequence ATGGCGCTGAGAGTTCGCATCACGCCTGAGGGGTACGAGCGCCTCAAGGCCACCCTGGAACAGGAGTACGCCCGCCTGGCGGAGGCCACCACCATCCTCCAGGAGCTAACGGGGTCGTCGGACGACTACGACGACAGCGGCCTGGAAGAGGCCAAGGCGGAGAAGGCGCGCATCGAGCGGCGCATCGACGAGCTCGAGCTGCAGCTCAACCGCGCGGACGTCATCGAGGGCACCGGCCGGGGCATCGTCGACCTCGGCAGCGTCGTCACGCTCTACGACGTCAAGGCCAAGGACGAGTTCAAGGTCCAGGTCGTGTCGCCCATCGAGGCGGGCGTGCTGGAAGGGGACATCCCCAAGGTCTCCGACGCCTCTCCCCTCGGCAAGGCGCTCATGGGGCGCAACAAGGGGGAGAAGTTCAAGGTGACCACGCAGGGCGGCGTCACGGAGTACGAGCTCCGCGACATCGGCTGA